From Halapricum desulfuricans, a single genomic window includes:
- a CDS encoding sensor histidine kinase has translation MVDQSPGRQRGDRTSLLALVADSGNRRVLTDWISDHDRYELAEGGPDTATFDLCILDSEMLEREAATLTARKEETSTIVPVLLVVPDGQAASVHKELRQERPALWDLVDGTLRMPVEEYELADQVDTLLELRSQSETLTRQREQLEILNRVLRHDIRNDMTVVLGWLEYVAGQASEELTPEFDRIESSAEHIVELTTAAGDIAKTMSSDAEPELEPTALTRVLVDEAEKRQNAFDEATIEPPESPPYATVAANELLSSVFRNLINNAVQHNDADEPVVSITVRELDSHVQVRIEDNGPGVPETLGDDIFDDEMKGMESSGTGMGLYLVSTLIDLYGGEVWVEDNDPRGSVFCVELETIDHSTVGTGE, from the coding sequence ATGGTTGATCAGAGTCCGGGACGCCAGCGCGGCGACAGAACGAGCCTGCTCGCGCTCGTGGCCGACAGCGGGAATCGCCGCGTACTCACCGACTGGATTAGCGATCACGACCGGTACGAGTTGGCCGAAGGGGGGCCGGACACGGCGACGTTCGATCTCTGTATTCTCGACAGCGAGATGCTCGAACGGGAAGCCGCGACGCTGACGGCACGGAAAGAGGAGACATCGACGATCGTGCCCGTCCTCCTGGTTGTCCCTGACGGGCAGGCTGCATCGGTTCACAAAGAGCTGCGTCAGGAACGTCCGGCGTTGTGGGATCTCGTCGACGGGACGCTTCGGATGCCCGTTGAAGAGTACGAACTGGCGGATCAGGTCGACACCCTGTTGGAACTGCGCAGCCAATCCGAGACGCTTACCCGCCAGCGAGAACAGCTCGAAATCCTAAATCGAGTGCTTCGACACGACATTCGCAACGATATGACGGTCGTGCTCGGGTGGCTCGAGTACGTCGCCGGACAGGCAAGTGAAGAACTGACCCCGGAGTTCGACCGGATCGAGTCGTCCGCCGAGCACATCGTCGAGTTGACGACTGCCGCCGGCGACATCGCCAAGACCATGAGTTCCGACGCGGAGCCCGAACTCGAACCGACAGCACTCACCCGGGTACTTGTCGACGAAGCCGAGAAGCGACAGAACGCGTTCGACGAAGCGACCATCGAACCCCCGGAGTCGCCACCGTATGCGACTGTCGCCGCAAACGAGTTGCTCTCGTCTGTGTTCCGGAACCTCATCAACAACGCAGTCCAGCACAACGATGCAGACGAACCAGTCGTGTCGATAACGGTACGCGAACTCGACAGTCACGTCCAGGTCCGAATCGAAGACAACGGTCCGGGGGTGCCGGAGACACTCGGAGATGACATCTTCGACGACGAAATGAAGGGGATGGAGAGTTCGGGGACTGGGATGGGACTGTATCTGGTCTCGACGCTAATAGATCTGTACGGCGGTGAGGTCTGGGTCGAGGACAACGACCCGAGGGGATCGGTATTCTGTGTCGAACTCGAAACGATAGATCACTCGACGGTCGGGACAGGTGAGTGA
- a CDS encoding ATPase domain-containing protein yields MTTEDRLSTGIGGLDAILDGGLLKRQNVIVRGPPGAGKTIFGLHFLAAGDDEDSLYINLGEPTEYVKRTAEHFGLNSETLRFLELSPDETRFTEDGTYSLFSSAEAEQPSLVSEVRETVEELQPDRVLIDPITEFRFLTTDDHQFRTQILGLLDFLKSTGATVLMTSQAADDLSDTDLQFLTDAVINLERTSELWTVEITKFRGPTSQRGPHAYEITESGVDVWPRLEVPKTQIDFPQETVSSGVPELDQLLDGGLDRGTVTFFSGPTGAGKTTTSMQFIQEAAGRGTQSIIFSFEESRRTLLQRAEALNMPIAEMIEQDVLDIVEVQPREYTVNELTNKVQKGVEEDGVEVVLIDGAQGFKQSLRGHGEKPTTNLIEIGRYLRQMGVTTIVTNEVHDITGQFRATEEQMSNLADNIVFIRHVESRGRLEKVIGVLKMRTSDFERTLRRLEFTEYGISVGDPLENLQGVLTGTPEWADPESTGETDG; encoded by the coding sequence ATGACAACAGAAGATCGACTGTCGACGGGGATCGGGGGGCTCGATGCGATCCTCGACGGGGGTCTCCTGAAGCGACAGAACGTGATCGTGCGGGGGCCGCCAGGTGCCGGCAAGACGATCTTCGGACTGCACTTTCTGGCAGCGGGCGACGACGAAGACAGCCTGTACATCAACCTCGGAGAACCCACCGAGTACGTGAAGCGAACGGCCGAGCACTTCGGGCTGAACTCGGAGACGCTCCGATTTCTCGAACTCTCACCGGACGAAACGCGGTTCACGGAGGACGGGACCTATTCCCTGTTTTCCTCGGCGGAAGCCGAGCAGCCGTCGCTAGTCAGTGAAGTCCGCGAAACCGTCGAGGAGTTGCAGCCGGACCGGGTACTCATCGACCCGATCACCGAATTTCGGTTCCTCACGACCGACGACCACCAGTTCCGGACCCAGATACTGGGATTGCTCGACTTCCTCAAATCGACCGGTGCAACCGTTCTGATGACCTCACAGGCGGCAGACGACCTCTCGGACACGGACCTGCAGTTTCTGACGGACGCCGTTATCAATCTCGAACGAACCTCGGAACTGTGGACGGTCGAAATAACGAAATTCAGAGGGCCCACCTCCCAGCGGGGACCACATGCCTACGAGATCACCGAGTCGGGCGTCGACGTGTGGCCGCGGCTCGAAGTGCCGAAGACGCAGATCGACTTCCCACAGGAGACGGTCTCCTCGGGGGTGCCCGAACTGGACCAGCTGCTCGACGGTGGTCTCGATCGGGGGACAGTCACGTTCTTCAGCGGTCCCACTGGTGCGGGGAAGACGACCACCAGTATGCAGTTCATCCAGGAAGCCGCTGGACGTGGGACACAGTCAATCATCTTCTCCTTCGAGGAGTCCCGGCGAACGCTACTCCAGCGCGCAGAGGCCCTGAACATGCCGATCGCCGAGATGATCGAACAGGACGTGCTCGACATCGTCGAGGTCCAACCCCGAGAGTATACCGTGAACGAACTCACAAACAAGGTCCAGAAAGGGGTCGAAGAGGACGGCGTGGAAGTCGTCCTCATCGACGGGGCTCAGGGGTTCAAACAGAGCCTTCGCGGGCACGGCGAAAAGCCGACAACGAACCTGATCGAGATCGGTCGCTACCTGCGCCAGATGGGAGTCACTACGATCGTGACCAACGAGGTCCACGACATCACCGGACAGTTCCGGGCGACCGAAGAGCAGATGAGCAATCTCGCGGACAACATCGTGTTCATACGGCACGTCGAGTCGCGTGGGAGATTGGAGAAGGTCATCGGCGTGCTCAAGATGCGGACGAGCGACTTCGAGCGCACGCTCCGCCGGCTGGAGTTTACCGAATACGGTATCAGCGTCGGTGATCCGCTCGAGAACCTGCAAGGTGTGCTCACGGGCACGCCCGAATGGGCCGATCCGGAATCGACCGGCGAGACAGATGGTTGA
- a CDS encoding transcription initiation factor IIB family protein, which yields MYRARDAVENEEWIAAIEEASERLDLGTEARSRAADLFLTNTPDSERSKRAVLAASVYVAALTTGEQRSQSSVADATGVSRLAIQTRWKEILESAGFDAPEW from the coding sequence GTGTATCGCGCCCGCGACGCCGTCGAGAACGAGGAGTGGATCGCCGCCATCGAGGAGGCCAGCGAGCGGCTGGATCTCGGCACGGAAGCGCGCTCCCGGGCGGCCGATCTGTTCCTGACTAACACGCCGGATTCGGAGCGATCGAAGCGAGCCGTCCTCGCGGCCAGCGTGTACGTCGCGGCGCTGACCACGGGCGAACAGCGCTCGCAGAGTTCGGTCGCGGACGCGACTGGCGTCTCCCGACTGGCGATTCAGACCCGCTGGAAGGAGATCCTCGAATCGGCCGGCTTCGACGCGCCGGAGTGGTAG
- a CDS encoding phosphopantetheine adenylyltransferase, with product MKVALGGTFDPIHDGHRALFERAFELGDVTVGLTSDELAPRTRQEDRYVRSFDRRRDDLRAELQSYAESYDREFEIRELAEPTGIATEPQFDALVVSPETETGGRRINEIRRERGHEPLEIEVVDHVYAEDGDVISSTRIVRGEIDEHGNRTPDRDGRKPIEE from the coding sequence ATGAAGGTCGCGCTGGGCGGGACGTTCGATCCGATCCACGACGGCCACCGGGCGTTGTTCGAACGCGCGTTCGAGCTGGGCGATGTCACCGTCGGACTCACGAGCGACGAACTGGCGCCGCGCACCCGCCAAGAGGATCGGTACGTCCGCAGTTTCGATCGACGACGGGACGATCTCCGGGCGGAACTACAGTCCTACGCCGAATCGTACGACCGGGAGTTCGAGATTCGGGAGCTGGCCGAGCCGACTGGCATCGCGACGGAACCGCAGTTCGACGCGCTCGTCGTCTCGCCCGAGACCGAGACCGGCGGTCGCCGGATCAACGAGATCCGCCGCGAGCGCGGCCACGAGCCACTTGAGATCGAGGTCGTCGACCACGTCTACGCCGAGGACGGCGACGTCATCTCCAGCACGCGGATCGTCCGCGGGGAGATCGACGAACACGGGAACCGCACGCCCGATCGCGACGGACGCAAGCCGATCGAGGAGTAG
- a CDS encoding DUF7095 family protein produces MSEFAREAAIDRVEAIVETVASETMPVPVREVWVYGDIALGLDPVDRLDVYVTKDLLFGRDEAAAERFRDAHGVEGIGRTVRAEWAEQHPEYVRANSSGHVAPEKCLAAHLLEADEPVHLEVCNASFEDNVTQRLEGATARGEYEQILDPRGVCLWVSDGEGNSRRSDDALEKLCGGELAFPTLSESLSMLGLDDGEATEAAEAVRAYRQRQDGRSVRGDVV; encoded by the coding sequence ATGTCGGAGTTCGCACGCGAGGCGGCTATCGACCGCGTCGAGGCGATCGTCGAGACGGTCGCCTCCGAGACGATGCCCGTTCCGGTCCGGGAGGTGTGGGTCTACGGCGATATCGCGCTGGGGCTCGATCCCGTCGATCGACTCGACGTCTACGTCACGAAGGATCTGCTGTTCGGCCGGGACGAGGCGGCCGCTGAGCGCTTCCGAGACGCTCATGGCGTCGAGGGCATCGGCCGGACGGTCCGGGCCGAGTGGGCCGAGCAACACCCCGAGTACGTCCGAGCCAACTCCAGCGGTCACGTCGCCCCCGAGAAGTGTCTGGCCGCCCACTTGCTCGAGGCCGACGAACCGGTCCACCTGGAGGTGTGCAACGCCTCGTTCGAGGACAACGTTACCCAGCGCCTGGAGGGTGCGACGGCCCGCGGCGAGTACGAGCAGATCCTCGATCCGCGCGGGGTCTGCCTCTGGGTTAGCGACGGCGAGGGCAACAGCCGGCGGAGCGACGACGCCCTCGAGAAACTTTGCGGCGGCGAACTGGCCTTCCCGACGCTGTCGGAGTCGCTGTCGATGCTCGGACTCGACGACGGGGAGGCCACTGAAGCCGCCGAGGCCGTCCGGGCCTACCGCCAGCGCCAGGACGGCCGCTCGGTCCGTGGCGACGTGGTGTGA
- a CDS encoding class I SAM-dependent methyltransferase, whose product MRQFSAEYLEATREGMWADSREALADLALQTRERVLDVGCGTGELTRVLREETPGTVVGCDADIGLLAHLEPPAVLGDATRLPFEDDSFDLVVCQALLINLPDPAAAVEELARVSSDRVAAIEPDNGAVTVESTVAAEPSLARRAREQYLDGVDTDVTLGAAVSEHFESAGLEGVRTSRYDHERTVEPPYSEQALEDARRKATGDGLADDRAEIVAGDSPEAYERLREEWRAMGRDVIEQMGERAYRRREVVPFYVTVGRV is encoded by the coding sequence GTGCGCCAGTTCAGCGCCGAGTACCTCGAAGCCACCCGCGAGGGGATGTGGGCCGACAGCCGCGAGGCGCTTGCGGATCTGGCCCTACAGACCCGCGAGCGGGTGCTCGACGTCGGCTGTGGGACCGGCGAACTCACGCGCGTCCTCCGGGAGGAGACCCCAGGCACCGTCGTCGGCTGTGACGCCGATATCGGGCTCCTCGCTCATCTCGAACCGCCGGCCGTCCTCGGTGACGCCACGCGACTCCCCTTCGAGGACGATAGCTTCGATCTGGTCGTCTGTCAGGCGCTGTTGATCAACCTGCCCGACCCCGCGGCCGCGGTCGAAGAGCTCGCGCGGGTCTCCTCGGATCGCGTCGCCGCCATCGAACCCGACAACGGGGCCGTCACGGTCGAATCGACAGTCGCGGCCGAACCGTCGCTGGCCCGCCGCGCCCGCGAACAGTATCTCGACGGCGTCGACACCGACGTCACGCTCGGGGCGGCCGTCAGCGAGCACTTCGAGAGCGCGGGACTCGAGGGTGTCAGAACGAGCCGGTACGACCACGAGCGGACGGTCGAGCCGCCCTACTCCGAGCAGGCCCTGGAAGACGCCCGGCGAAAGGCGACCGGCGACGGGCTCGCGGACGACCGCGCCGAGATCGTCGCCGGCGACTCACCCGAGGCCTACGAACGGCTCCGCGAGGAATGGCGTGCGATGGGGCGAGACGTCATCGAGCAGATGGGCGAGCGCGCGTATCGCCGCCGGGAGGTCGTCCCGTTCTACGTGACTGTGGGTCGCGTCTGA
- a CDS encoding deoxyribonuclease IV — protein MLIGAHTSIAGGVDNAVEEQLEYGGNCGQIFSHSPQVWQDPNVGDEEARTFRERTDEEGVGPWVIHSSYLVNLCTPKDDLRAKSIDSMQKEVEAAAKLGIEYVNVHLGAHTGAGVEGGLDNAASALDELDIPDDVTVLIESDAGSGTKLGGEFEHLAAVLERSEQDLEVCLDTAHMFAAGYDLSTPEAVRETITEFDGAVGLENLACIHLNDSKHACGTNKDEHAHLGEGAIGEDGIEAVVSHDALGDIPFVLETPTEDGRGFAWNVERARELRGEK, from the coding sequence ATGCTTATCGGAGCCCACACCTCTATCGCTGGCGGCGTCGACAACGCCGTCGAGGAGCAACTCGAATACGGCGGCAACTGCGGGCAGATCTTCAGCCACTCCCCGCAGGTCTGGCAGGACCCCAACGTCGGCGACGAGGAGGCCCGGACATTCCGCGAGCGAACCGACGAGGAAGGCGTCGGTCCGTGGGTCATCCACTCCTCGTATCTGGTCAACCTCTGTACGCCCAAAGACGACCTCCGGGCGAAATCGATCGACTCGATGCAGAAAGAGGTCGAAGCCGCCGCGAAGTTGGGGATCGAGTACGTCAACGTCCACCTCGGTGCGCACACGGGCGCGGGCGTCGAGGGCGGGCTGGACAACGCCGCCAGCGCACTGGACGAACTGGATATCCCCGACGACGTGACGGTCCTGATCGAGAGCGACGCCGGCAGCGGGACGAAACTCGGGGGGGAGTTCGAACATCTCGCGGCCGTCCTCGAACGCTCCGAGCAGGATCTGGAGGTCTGTCTGGACACCGCCCACATGTTCGCCGCGGGCTATGACCTCTCGACGCCCGAGGCCGTCAGGGAGACGATCACGGAGTTCGACGGCGCGGTCGGGCTGGAGAACCTCGCCTGTATCCACCTCAACGACTCCAAACACGCCTGTGGCACGAACAAGGACGAACACGCCCACCTTGGAGAAGGTGCAATCGGCGAGGACGGGATCGAGGCGGTCGTCTCTCACGACGCCCTCGGGGACATCCCGTTCGTGCTGGAGACCCCGACCGAGGACGGGCGGGGCTTCGCCTGGAACGTCGAGCGTGCCCGCGAACTGCGCGGGGAGAAATAG
- a CDS encoding DUF192 domain-containing protein, protein MRLVHEGDEESAVLASDVEIAEGFVQTSKGLMFRSSIPEEYALVFEFDEPEGLFPALVEALPYLENSAVARRFVHMLFVRMPLDVLWLQGQEVVHVKTLRPWIGIGMGNADRIVELPAGTVDEIEVGDTVRLET, encoded by the coding sequence ATGCGTCTGGTCCACGAGGGCGACGAGGAGTCGGCCGTTCTCGCCAGTGACGTCGAGATCGCCGAGGGCTTCGTTCAGACCTCCAAGGGGCTGATGTTCCGGTCGTCGATCCCTGAGGAGTACGCGCTGGTCTTCGAGTTCGACGAGCCCGAGGGACTGTTCCCGGCTCTCGTCGAGGCGCTGCCGTACCTGGAGAACAGTGCCGTCGCGCGGCGATTCGTCCACATGCTGTTCGTCCGGATGCCGCTGGACGTGCTCTGGCTGCAGGGCCAGGAAGTCGTTCACGTCAAGACCCTGCGGCCCTGGATCGGGATCGGGATGGGCAACGCCGACCGGATCGTCGAACTCCCGGCCGGAACGGTCGACGAGATTGAGGTGGGCGATACGGTTCGACTGGAAACGTAG
- a CDS encoding (R)-citramalate synthase has product MTDGSGDRSRLFGTSLGSSSGRLEDVQLLDTTLRDGEQAPGVSLTPEEKARIAQSLDAAGIDVIEAGSAVTGPGERETISRVTDLDLDATVTSFARGVESDIDLALDCGVDGINLVVPASDQHIEDKVGTSHQANVDQTVQLVEYANDHGLWVEVIGEDGSRADLEYLEALMGAALDAGADRVCYADTVGHATPDRTIEAVSRLAELGPTSTHTHDDLGLAVTNVMASLAAGADLVHGTINGIGERAGNVALEEVAIALDHGYGIETMDLTQVYDLAQLIASKTGIPLAPNKAVVGENAFTHESGIHTDGTLKDESMYEPYPPEKVGRERRLALGKHAGRAGVEATLNEHGIDVSEDELNEIVTRVKEIGDRGKRVTDADLLTITEDVQDRERERRVELLDLTAVSGSSVPTASIRLQVDGEVREEAATGTGPVDAAMKAAEAALSHTADAQLESYHVDAITGGHDAVVTVEVEMSRGDDHVTVTASEADITRASIEAMVNAMDRLVAGEDDTVIADD; this is encoded by the coding sequence ATGACTGACGGCTCCGGTGACAGATCGAGGCTGTTTGGCACCAGCCTCGGTTCGTCGTCCGGACGACTCGAAGACGTACAGCTTCTCGATACGACGCTGCGTGACGGCGAGCAAGCCCCGGGTGTCTCGCTCACGCCCGAGGAAAAAGCCCGGATCGCCCAGTCGCTGGACGCGGCGGGCATTGACGTAATCGAGGCCGGCAGTGCGGTCACCGGGCCGGGCGAGCGCGAGACCATCTCCCGGGTGACCGATCTCGACCTGGACGCGACGGTCACCAGCTTCGCCCGCGGCGTCGAGAGCGACATCGACCTCGCGCTGGACTGTGGGGTCGACGGGATCAATCTCGTCGTGCCAGCCAGCGATCAGCACATCGAGGACAAGGTCGGAACCAGCCATCAGGCAAACGTCGATCAGACCGTCCAGCTGGTCGAGTACGCCAACGACCACGGGCTGTGGGTCGAGGTGATCGGCGAGGACGGTTCCCGCGCGGATCTGGAGTACCTCGAAGCGCTGATGGGTGCGGCGCTCGACGCCGGTGCGGACCGGGTCTGTTACGCCGACACCGTCGGCCACGCGACGCCGGACCGGACGATCGAGGCCGTCTCCCGCCTCGCCGAACTGGGCCCGACGAGCACGCACACTCACGACGACCTGGGCCTGGCGGTCACGAACGTCATGGCCTCACTGGCGGCCGGTGCGGATCTCGTCCATGGGACGATCAACGGCATCGGCGAACGTGCCGGCAACGTCGCCCTCGAAGAGGTGGCCATCGCCCTGGATCACGGCTACGGGATCGAGACGATGGACCTCACGCAGGTCTACGACCTGGCGCAGTTGATCGCCTCCAAGACCGGCATTCCGCTCGCACCGAACAAGGCCGTCGTCGGCGAGAACGCCTTCACTCACGAGAGCGGCATCCACACCGACGGCACCCTGAAAGACGAATCGATGTACGAGCCGTACCCGCCGGAGAAGGTCGGTCGGGAGCGTCGCCTGGCGCTTGGCAAACACGCCGGTCGCGCGGGCGTCGAGGCGACTCTGAACGAGCACGGGATCGACGTCTCGGAGGACGAACTGAACGAGATCGTCACCAGAGTCAAGGAGATCGGCGACCGCGGCAAGCGCGTCACCGACGCCGATCTGCTGACGATCACCGAAGACGTCCAGGACCGCGAGCGCGAGCGCCGCGTCGAGTTGCTCGATCTCACTGCCGTCTCCGGGTCGTCGGTACCGACCGCGAGCATCCGGCTGCAGGTCGACGGCGAGGTACGCGAGGAGGCTGCGACCGGGACCGGCCCGGTCGACGCCGCGATGAAGGCCGCCGAGGCCGCGCTCAGCCACACCGCCGACGCGCAACTGGAGTCCTATCACGTCGACGCGATCACTGGCGGTCACGATGCGGTCGTCACCGTCGAGGTCGAGATGTCCCGCGGTGACGACCACGTCACCGTCACCGCGAGCGAGGCCGACATCACTCGGGCCTCGATCGAGGCGATGGTCAATGCGATGGACAGACTGGTGGCCGGTGAAGACGACACCGTCATCGCTGACGACTAG
- a CDS encoding MBL fold metallo-hydrolase — protein MVTELLDDVWWFDLRGVNAYLAEDDGTVTLIDAGTPISRRPLARELRELGYVFEDIDRVLVTHYDVDHVGTLNRIDAPVYAGAIDAPLVAGDRTPNWRTRKGFTQRLAAPFCPTPDGPVQSVGDGDTIGSFTIHHTPGHTPGHVAYVSEALSVAFVGDLVRESDGNLVASPWLVSDDVGQVRSSIEELASELPAVEALAMGHGIPFNRAGHDRLRELAGRL, from the coding sequence GCTTCTCGACGACGTCTGGTGGTTCGATCTCCGCGGTGTCAACGCCTACCTGGCCGAAGACGACGGGACGGTGACACTGATCGACGCCGGGACACCCATCTCCCGCCGGCCGCTCGCGCGCGAGCTCAGGGAACTCGGATACGTCTTCGAGGACATCGATCGCGTGCTGGTGACGCATTACGACGTCGACCACGTCGGCACGTTGAACCGGATCGACGCGCCCGTCTACGCCGGCGCGATCGACGCCCCGCTGGTCGCCGGTGACCGGACACCGAACTGGCGCACCCGAAAAGGGTTCACCCAGCGGCTCGCGGCCCCGTTCTGCCCCACACCCGACGGCCCGGTCCAGTCGGTCGGCGACGGCGATACGATCGGGTCGTTCACGATCCACCACACTCCCGGCCACACGCCTGGTCACGTCGCCTACGTCAGCGAAGCGCTGTCGGTCGCGTTCGTCGGTGATCTGGTCCGGGAATCGGACGGCAATCTGGTGGCCTCACCCTGGCTGGTGAGCGATGACGTCGGGCAGGTCCGATCGAGCATCGAGGAACTGGCCAGCGAACTTCCGGCGGTCGAGGCACTCGCGATGGGACACGGCATCCCGTTCAACCGGGCGGGACACGACCGACTGCGGGAACTGGCCGGTCGGTTGTGA